A region of Bombyx mori chromosome 13, ASM3026992v2 DNA encodes the following proteins:
- the LOC119629350 gene encoding uncharacterized protein LOC119629350 isoform X3: MPNFGGVAVLSPTESGGCSGSDITEPRSPRSPESACSTAEEGAGARMPPWASDPAPPAPPPRRLAAQPVPLRRPNPLVHRRITEYFNHKMKPQNGLKRDASVLANDDTKKKCLPKNGVTHDLEKYISYLSQTLSPKVLMDVEKQTEVASKHPAHSANGLLNTKSEAKKPSCKSKTNGLISFGNSKHINEKVSTSMNGFVEMRHSVSDQFSKEKLPGILNGLLDGKQKNNELKNSVGPSTNGIVKITKLTSNESKRKLATTSSEPSKIRRAPATSAGQTKKKQMHSKLEPKVNGIVSSTTSTRLDSSMNGVTCGSNNLSLNPVTSKTTPNKKETPKKTPQVTRRSNRKSSACIANSKNLTWSKANNLKQVQKQKCANSPQNSPIKSSPADSSNANNLNNIPLKPNIPNGVRQVSMTMNGPLGSLNVPVNNLQNCHPLNIQQPCNGSVTTNNLASFVAVPQNMMLTTLRIPPNGLTAPSIGQQNGISAFNRPNVNVQSPTKLNSQFVFPLMQNLNGTVVQLPNLMTKMPNFMLQQASQLAMQRQDHLQNQQSPQILVNGTLLKLGNTMTSAYPNMNKPTSVTNTIPMLNKTVPGLQTVSVPVHSKPNYAVNFSHPVLMPQPGFIMTSVPNMNVKETWSYTGTNTVSSSQISCSSTIMNHPPTVIANYATQALHSSSIPIAPVKPPDNPIQGTDPPSSTVLESDLFEKTKKKCDIPWLSKTVNNNIFSLDTNKISSRPFAEVGNLSEKLEELAAVKIKDECYFNIDKSIKREDKRQEIRKGYSEELRKVEEVARREETIFTQITVLKDVSSNVQNTVIEANFCGSTTESESGIGTDKSIDSPSDSQTSKECDEDSALSLSISLCSVDIQSQKSPILKQPKTLRFPPKSHLSKPGGNNKRKSSTDTTSTVLLCLWEDCKKEFENDPDLLDHIQNAHVETQAGRENYVCLWSQCKVRGKPSCSRLWLERHALSHGGNKPFKCIVDGCERRFSTQILLERHVNNHFNEGTSSGGSSKKTSESGGKLIRRNGKKLRYRRQPWSARMFDFFDAGTMEGLVWRLMRCTRWRLGGACPLREPRGRHTLTLHAALAATRYNAATHTREALVTYYPPHVLEDEWVPEKDVERIKRVEISQLPVHTKVMLYEQFCSSYKKATSPPPPPRTPARRPLPPAPPLPSRTLPARHCTSSRLLNNLIAKQRRNAEMRNECSATNLPMLYKEEEKEKVEVTGAKKRKLGRRYGGNAFWPSGR; this comes from the exons TGGCGTGGCGGTGCTGAGTCCGACGGAAAGTGGCGGGTGCAGCGGTAGCGACATCACAGAGCCGCGCTCGCCGCGCAGTCCCGAGTCGGCGTGTAGCACCGCAGAAGAAGGCGCGGGCGCGCGCATGCCGCCGTGGGCGAGCGACCCGGCGCCGCCGGCACCACCACCGCGACGCCTCGCGGCACAACCGGTGCCCCTCCGGCGACCCAACCCCCTCGTGCATCGTCGAATCACGgaatattttaatcataaaatgAAGCCTCAAAACGGCCTCAAGCGTGATGCCAGCGTGCTCGCCAACGACGACACCAAGAAAAAGTGCCTACCCAAGAACGGCGTCACGCACGActtggaaaaatatatatcttattTATCGCAGACGCTTAGTCCGAAAGTTTTAATGGACGTAGAAAAGCAAACCGAAGTTGCATCCAAACACCCAGCTCATTCCGCAAACGGACTGTTGAATACAAAATCGGAAGCTAAGAAACCATCATGTAAATCAAAAACCAACGGCTTAATAAGTTTTGGGAATTCTAAGCATATAAATGAAAAAGTTTCAACATCCATGAACGGTTTTGTAGAAATGAGGCATAGCGTATCAGACCAATTTAGCAAAGAAAAGCTACCAGGTATTCTTAACGGGCTGTTGGAcgggaaacaaaaaaataacgagTTAAAGAATTCCGTTGGTCCATCCACCAATGGGATCGTAAAGATAACTAAACTTACATCAAATGAAAGCAAACGAAAACTTGCAACAACATCAAGTGAACCGTCAAAAATCAGAAGAGCCCCCGCAACTTCGGCCGGTCAAACCAAAAAGAAGCAGATGCACTCTAAGCTCGAGCCTAAAGTTAATGGGATCGTTAGCTCCACCACCAGCACCAGGTTGGATAGTAGTATGAACGGAGTAACTTGTGGCTCAAATAATCTTAGTCTTAATCCTGTTACATCGAAGACCACACCGAACAAGAAGGAAACGCCTAAGAAAACTCCACAAGTTACAAGAAGAAGTAACCGGAAGTCATCTGCTTGTATTGCGAatagtaaaaatcttacgtGGTCCAAAGCGAATAACCTAAAACAAGTACAAAAACAGAAATGTGCAAACTCACCGCAAAATTCTCCCATTAAGAGTAGTCCGGCAGATTCAAGCAAtgctaataatttaaataatattccaCTGAAACCAAATATTCCAAATGGTGTTCGACAAGTTTCTATGACAATGAATGGGCCCCTTGGTAGTTTAAACGTACCTGTTAACAATTTGCAGAATTGCCACCCGCTTAATATCCAACAACCGTGTAATGGATCTGTTACTACCAATAATCTAGCATCGTTTGTTGCTGTTCCGCAAAATATGATGTTAACAACATTGAGGATACCGCCGAACGGACTGACTGCTCCGTCTATAGGTCAACAAAATGGTATAAGTGCCTTCAATAGGCCTAATGTAAACGTACAAAGTCCTACTAAATTAAACAGTCAGTTTGTATTTCCTCTAATGCAGAACCTAAACGGTACCGTAGTTCAGCTACCAAATTTAATGACAAAAATGCCGAATTTTATGCTCCAACAAGCATCTCAACTAGCGATGCAGAGGCAGGATCATCTGCAGAATCAGCAGTCACCGCAGATTCTCGTAAACGGTACACTATTAAAACTTGGAAACACAATGACTTCAGCATATCCCAATATGAACAAACCTACATCGGTCACAAACACTATACCGATGTTAAATAAAACGGTTCCTGGTCTACAGACGGTCAGTGTGCCAGTACATTCTAAACCTAATTATGCTGTTAATTTTAGTCATCCTGTTTTAATGCCACAACCAGGATTCATTATGACTTCGGTGCCAAACATGAATGTTAAAGAGACTTGGAGCTACACCGGCACGAATACTGTGTCTTCCTCTCAAATTTCGTGTTCCAGTACAATAATGAACCATCCACCAACTGTCATCGCAAATTATGCCACGCAGGCACTTCATTCGAGTAGTATACCCATTGCTCCTGTTAAACCACCCGATAATCCTATACAAGGAACAGATCCACCTAGTAGTACAGTCCTAGAGTCGGACCTGTTTGAAAAAACAAAGAAGAAATGTGACATTCCGTGGCTTTCTAAAACTGTTAACAACAATATATTTTCGTTAGACACCAATAAAATATCATCGAGGCCTTTTGCAGAAGTTGGTAATTTGTCGGAAAAATTAGAGGAATTAGCGGCAGTGAAAATAAAAGatgaatgttattttaatatagatAAGAGTATTAAACGTGAAGATAAAAGGCAAGAAATTAGGAAAGGGTATTCTGAGGAGTTAAGGAAAGTGGAAGAAGTGGCAAGACGTGAAGAGACTATCTTCACACAGATTACTGTTCTAAAGGATGTTTCGTCCAACGTCCAAAATACTGTGATAGAAGCCAACTTCTGTGGCTCTACTACCGAGTCCGAGTCGGGTATAGGTACGGACAAGTCTATAGACTCACCGAGCGACTCGCAGACGAGTAAGGAATGTGACGAGGACTCGGCTTTATCTTTAAGCATAAGTCTGTGTTCAGTAGATATTCAAAGCCAAAAGAGTCCGATACTCAAACAGCCGAAAACGTTGAGGTTTCCGCCTAAAAGTCATTTGTCGAAGCCAGGCGGCAACAACAAAAGGAAGTCCAGTACAGATACAACCTCCACTGTTTTGCTTTGTCTTTGGGAAGACTGTAAGAAGGAATTCGAAAACGATCCTGATTTATTAGATCACATACAG AATGCTCACGTGGAAACTCAAGCAGGAAGGGAGAACTACGTTTGCCTGTGGAGTCAATGCAAGGTCAGAGGGAAGCCGTCTTGTTCGAGGCTCTGGTTGGAGCGTCACGCGCTTTCACATGGAGGAAACAAACCATTCAAGTGCATCGTCGATGGATGCGAACGCCGATTCTCCACGCAG ATATTATTGGAACGCCACGTGAACAACCATTTTAATGAGGGTACGAGTAGTGGAGGCAGTAGTAAGAAGACATCCGAGTCTGGAGGCAAGCTGATCAGGCGAAACGGGAAGAAGCTGAGGTATCGGCGGCAGCCGTGGTCTG CCCGCATGTTCGATTTCTTCGACGCCGGCACTATGGAGGGTCTGGTCTGGCGGTTGATGCGCTGTACGCGGTGGCGGTTGGGCGGCGCGTGTCCTCTGCGCGAGCCGCGCGGGCGTCACACTTTGACGCTGCACGCCGCTCTCGCCGCCACGCGGTACAACGCCGCGACGCACACGCGAGAAGCGCTCGTCACCTACTACCCGCCGCACGT GCTAGAAGACGAGTGGGTGCCGGAGAAGGACGTCGAGAGGATAAAGCGCGTCGAGATCTCCCAGCTGCCGGTTCACACGAAGGTGATGCTGTACGAACAGTTCTGCTCGTCGTACAAGAAGGCGACGTCTCCCCCTCCCCCTCCCCGGACGCCCGCGCGCcgcccgctgccgcccgccccTCCCCTCCCCTCGCGCACGCTCCCCGCCAGACACTGCACCTCCTCGCGCCTCCTCAACAACCTCATCGCGAAGCAGAGAAGGAACGCCGAGATGCGGAACGAATGCAGCGCCACCAACCTTCCCATGCTGTACAAAGAAGAAGAGAAGGAGAAAGTCGAAGTGACCGGCGCGAAGAAACGGAAGCTCGGCCGGCGGTACGGCGGGAACGCCTTCTGGCCGAGCGGACGATAA
- the LOC119629350 gene encoding uncharacterized protein LOC119629350 isoform X2: protein MLHRPSGVAVLSPTESGGCSGSDITEPRSPRSPESACSTAEEGAGARMPPWASDPAPPAPPPRRLAAQPVPLRRPNPLVHRRITEYFNHKMKPQNGLKRDASVLANDDTKKKCLPKNGVTHDLEKYISYLSQTLSPKVLMDVEKQTEVASKHPAHSANGLLNTKSEAKKPSCKSKTNGLISFGNSKHINEKVSTSMNGFVEMRHSVSDQFSKEKLPGILNGLLDGKQKNNELKNSVGPSTNGIVKITKLTSNESKRKLATTSSEPSKIRRAPATSAGQTKKKQMHSKLEPKVNGIVSSTTSTRLDSSMNGVTCGSNNLSLNPVTSKTTPNKKETPKKTPQVTRRSNRKSSACIANSKNLTWSKANNLKQVQKQKCANSPQNSPIKSSPADSSNANNLNNIPLKPNIPNGVRQVSMTMNGPLGSLNVPVNNLQNCHPLNIQQPCNGSVTTNNLASFVAVPQNMMLTTLRIPPNGLTAPSIGQQNGISAFNRPNVNVQSPTKLNSQFVFPLMQNLNGTVVQLPNLMTKMPNFMLQQASQLAMQRQDHLQNQQSPQILVNGTLLKLGNTMTSAYPNMNKPTSVTNTIPMLNKTVPGLQTVSVPVHSKPNYAVNFSHPVLMPQPGFIMTSVPNMNVKETWSYTGTNTVSSSQISCSSTIMNHPPTVIANYATQALHSSSIPIAPVKPPDNPIQGTDPPSSTVLESDLFEKTKKKCDIPWLSKTVNNNIFSLDTNKISSRPFAEVGNLSEKLEELAAVKIKDECYFNIDKSIKREDKRQEIRKGYSEELRKVEEVARREETIFTQITVLKDVSSNVQNTVIEANFCGSTTESESGIGTDKSIDSPSDSQTSKECDEDSALSLSISLCSVDIQSQKSPILKQPKTLRFPPKSHLSKPGGNNKRKSSTDTTSTVLLCLWEDCKKEFENDPDLLDHIQNAHVETQAGRENYVCLWSQCKVRGKPSCSRLWLERHALSHGGNKPFKCIVDGCERRFSTQILLERHVNNHFNEGTSSGGSSKKTSESGGKLIRRNGKKLRYRRQPWSARMFDFFDAGTMEGLVWRLMRCTRWRLGGACPLREPRGRHTLTLHAALAATRYNAATHTREALVTYYPPHVLEDEWVPEKDVERIKRVEISQLPVHTKVMLYEQFCSSYKKATSPPPPPRTPARRPLPPAPPLPSRTLPARHCTSSRLLNNLIAKQRRNAEMRNECSATNLPMLYKEEEKEKVEVTGAKKRKLGRRYGGNAFWPSGR from the exons TGGCGTGGCGGTGCTGAGTCCGACGGAAAGTGGCGGGTGCAGCGGTAGCGACATCACAGAGCCGCGCTCGCCGCGCAGTCCCGAGTCGGCGTGTAGCACCGCAGAAGAAGGCGCGGGCGCGCGCATGCCGCCGTGGGCGAGCGACCCGGCGCCGCCGGCACCACCACCGCGACGCCTCGCGGCACAACCGGTGCCCCTCCGGCGACCCAACCCCCTCGTGCATCGTCGAATCACGgaatattttaatcataaaatgAAGCCTCAAAACGGCCTCAAGCGTGATGCCAGCGTGCTCGCCAACGACGACACCAAGAAAAAGTGCCTACCCAAGAACGGCGTCACGCACGActtggaaaaatatatatcttattTATCGCAGACGCTTAGTCCGAAAGTTTTAATGGACGTAGAAAAGCAAACCGAAGTTGCATCCAAACACCCAGCTCATTCCGCAAACGGACTGTTGAATACAAAATCGGAAGCTAAGAAACCATCATGTAAATCAAAAACCAACGGCTTAATAAGTTTTGGGAATTCTAAGCATATAAATGAAAAAGTTTCAACATCCATGAACGGTTTTGTAGAAATGAGGCATAGCGTATCAGACCAATTTAGCAAAGAAAAGCTACCAGGTATTCTTAACGGGCTGTTGGAcgggaaacaaaaaaataacgagTTAAAGAATTCCGTTGGTCCATCCACCAATGGGATCGTAAAGATAACTAAACTTACATCAAATGAAAGCAAACGAAAACTTGCAACAACATCAAGTGAACCGTCAAAAATCAGAAGAGCCCCCGCAACTTCGGCCGGTCAAACCAAAAAGAAGCAGATGCACTCTAAGCTCGAGCCTAAAGTTAATGGGATCGTTAGCTCCACCACCAGCACCAGGTTGGATAGTAGTATGAACGGAGTAACTTGTGGCTCAAATAATCTTAGTCTTAATCCTGTTACATCGAAGACCACACCGAACAAGAAGGAAACGCCTAAGAAAACTCCACAAGTTACAAGAAGAAGTAACCGGAAGTCATCTGCTTGTATTGCGAatagtaaaaatcttacgtGGTCCAAAGCGAATAACCTAAAACAAGTACAAAAACAGAAATGTGCAAACTCACCGCAAAATTCTCCCATTAAGAGTAGTCCGGCAGATTCAAGCAAtgctaataatttaaataatattccaCTGAAACCAAATATTCCAAATGGTGTTCGACAAGTTTCTATGACAATGAATGGGCCCCTTGGTAGTTTAAACGTACCTGTTAACAATTTGCAGAATTGCCACCCGCTTAATATCCAACAACCGTGTAATGGATCTGTTACTACCAATAATCTAGCATCGTTTGTTGCTGTTCCGCAAAATATGATGTTAACAACATTGAGGATACCGCCGAACGGACTGACTGCTCCGTCTATAGGTCAACAAAATGGTATAAGTGCCTTCAATAGGCCTAATGTAAACGTACAAAGTCCTACTAAATTAAACAGTCAGTTTGTATTTCCTCTAATGCAGAACCTAAACGGTACCGTAGTTCAGCTACCAAATTTAATGACAAAAATGCCGAATTTTATGCTCCAACAAGCATCTCAACTAGCGATGCAGAGGCAGGATCATCTGCAGAATCAGCAGTCACCGCAGATTCTCGTAAACGGTACACTATTAAAACTTGGAAACACAATGACTTCAGCATATCCCAATATGAACAAACCTACATCGGTCACAAACACTATACCGATGTTAAATAAAACGGTTCCTGGTCTACAGACGGTCAGTGTGCCAGTACATTCTAAACCTAATTATGCTGTTAATTTTAGTCATCCTGTTTTAATGCCACAACCAGGATTCATTATGACTTCGGTGCCAAACATGAATGTTAAAGAGACTTGGAGCTACACCGGCACGAATACTGTGTCTTCCTCTCAAATTTCGTGTTCCAGTACAATAATGAACCATCCACCAACTGTCATCGCAAATTATGCCACGCAGGCACTTCATTCGAGTAGTATACCCATTGCTCCTGTTAAACCACCCGATAATCCTATACAAGGAACAGATCCACCTAGTAGTACAGTCCTAGAGTCGGACCTGTTTGAAAAAACAAAGAAGAAATGTGACATTCCGTGGCTTTCTAAAACTGTTAACAACAATATATTTTCGTTAGACACCAATAAAATATCATCGAGGCCTTTTGCAGAAGTTGGTAATTTGTCGGAAAAATTAGAGGAATTAGCGGCAGTGAAAATAAAAGatgaatgttattttaatatagatAAGAGTATTAAACGTGAAGATAAAAGGCAAGAAATTAGGAAAGGGTATTCTGAGGAGTTAAGGAAAGTGGAAGAAGTGGCAAGACGTGAAGAGACTATCTTCACACAGATTACTGTTCTAAAGGATGTTTCGTCCAACGTCCAAAATACTGTGATAGAAGCCAACTTCTGTGGCTCTACTACCGAGTCCGAGTCGGGTATAGGTACGGACAAGTCTATAGACTCACCGAGCGACTCGCAGACGAGTAAGGAATGTGACGAGGACTCGGCTTTATCTTTAAGCATAAGTCTGTGTTCAGTAGATATTCAAAGCCAAAAGAGTCCGATACTCAAACAGCCGAAAACGTTGAGGTTTCCGCCTAAAAGTCATTTGTCGAAGCCAGGCGGCAACAACAAAAGGAAGTCCAGTACAGATACAACCTCCACTGTTTTGCTTTGTCTTTGGGAAGACTGTAAGAAGGAATTCGAAAACGATCCTGATTTATTAGATCACATACAG AATGCTCACGTGGAAACTCAAGCAGGAAGGGAGAACTACGTTTGCCTGTGGAGTCAATGCAAGGTCAGAGGGAAGCCGTCTTGTTCGAGGCTCTGGTTGGAGCGTCACGCGCTTTCACATGGAGGAAACAAACCATTCAAGTGCATCGTCGATGGATGCGAACGCCGATTCTCCACGCAG ATATTATTGGAACGCCACGTGAACAACCATTTTAATGAGGGTACGAGTAGTGGAGGCAGTAGTAAGAAGACATCCGAGTCTGGAGGCAAGCTGATCAGGCGAAACGGGAAGAAGCTGAGGTATCGGCGGCAGCCGTGGTCTG CCCGCATGTTCGATTTCTTCGACGCCGGCACTATGGAGGGTCTGGTCTGGCGGTTGATGCGCTGTACGCGGTGGCGGTTGGGCGGCGCGTGTCCTCTGCGCGAGCCGCGCGGGCGTCACACTTTGACGCTGCACGCCGCTCTCGCCGCCACGCGGTACAACGCCGCGACGCACACGCGAGAAGCGCTCGTCACCTACTACCCGCCGCACGT GCTAGAAGACGAGTGGGTGCCGGAGAAGGACGTCGAGAGGATAAAGCGCGTCGAGATCTCCCAGCTGCCGGTTCACACGAAGGTGATGCTGTACGAACAGTTCTGCTCGTCGTACAAGAAGGCGACGTCTCCCCCTCCCCCTCCCCGGACGCCCGCGCGCcgcccgctgccgcccgccccTCCCCTCCCCTCGCGCACGCTCCCCGCCAGACACTGCACCTCCTCGCGCCTCCTCAACAACCTCATCGCGAAGCAGAGAAGGAACGCCGAGATGCGGAACGAATGCAGCGCCACCAACCTTCCCATGCTGTACAAAGAAGAAGAGAAGGAGAAAGTCGAAGTGACCGGCGCGAAGAAACGGAAGCTCGGCCGGCGGTACGGCGGGAACGCCTTCTGGCCGAGCGGACGATAA